Part of the Crossiella cryophila genome, GCTGACTGCCAAGTGGAGCTGGCTGCCGGGTTCGGGCTGTGCCACGTCTGGCTGGCTGCCACGTCGGGCTGGCCGTGGGGCTGGGCTGACTGCCGGGCTGGGCTGACTGCCGGGTTGAGCTGGCCGCCACGTCGTGCCGGCTGCCGGGTTGAGCTGGCTGCCAAGTGGAGCTGGCCGTCGGGTTGAGCTGGCTGCCGCATCAAGCCGGCTGCCGGGTTGGGCTGTTCTGGGTGGACTGGCTGGCCGAGGAGGGCTGGGCCCGGGGCAGGGTCACCAGTACTCGTCGGGCAGTTTGCCCTCGATGCCGCGCACGTGGGCGCGTGCGCAGTCGGGGCACAGCCAGCGGGTGCCGCGGGTGGTGCGTTCGGTTGACCAGGCGAGCAGCACAGCCGGATCGCTGTCCTGGTCGCGTTGGCTGCCGCAGCGGACGCACATCGGTGTGTCGGACTCACCCATGTGCTGACGCTAGCGCCTAGCTGATGATCGCGGCGTCGTGGGCGATGAGCGCGGCCTGCACCCGGTTGTCACAGCGGAGCTTGGTCAGCATGCGGCTGACGTGGGCCTTGATCGAGCTTTCGCTCAGGCACATCACCCTGGCGATCTTGGCGTTGGCCATGCCCTTGGCGACGTGCACCAGGACCTCGCGTTCGCGTTTGGTCAGGGCGCGGACCCGGTGGGAGGCGCGGTCACGGCGGTCCGCCTCGGCGCCGGCCACGTGGTCGACCAGGCTGCGGGTGGCCGCCGGGGACAGGATGGCGTCCCCCGCCGCTACCACGCGGACCGCGTTGACCAGCTCTTCCGGCCTGCCGGTCTTGGGCAGGAAGCCGACCGCACCAGCGCGCAGCGCGGGCAGCAGCAGGTCACCGGCGGCCGGGTTGGCCAGCATGACCACGCGGGTCAACGGAGAGTGACGGCGGATCACCCTGAGGGCGGCCAGCGCGTCCGTTCCGGGCATCACCGCGTCGAGCAGCAGCACCCGTGGCCGGTGCGTGCGCACCAGGTCCACGGCGCCGTGGCCGTCCTTGGCCTCGCCCACTACGACGATCTCGGCGGCGCGGTCCAGCACGCCGCGGACGCCGGTGCGGATGAGGATCTCGTCGTCGGCGATACCGACTGTGATCAAACCCATGCGGTCGGGACTGGGAACACTGGATCGCTCCGATGTGTGGTCTCGTCGAAGGACTGGCGCTGTTCTCGTCATCAGCGTCATCTCTGCACCCCAACAGATTTTTCGCACTGTGGATAGGTATCCCAACCAGATAGGTCGGATGGCTAAGTCTGACCTGGATCCTGACTGACTGGCTAGTCATCCAGTCGGCCGAGTCTGGCGAACGTGCCGGAGCGGCGACGAGCAGTGGTTCACCCGCCGTTTGCCGAGCCGTTTACCGAGCGCACGCCTATGTGACTGACCAGTATTCTAAGTATGCACCCGTTCAGGTTACCGAGGAGCGGCCGAACGGGCGTCCACCGCACTGGGCCGAACACGCGCCGCCCTGGCCGTTAGCTCATGAGTCGCTGGCGGAACGAACAGCCAACCTTGCCCAAAAGTGTCTGGCGGACAGAAACAGCGTCATGGAAATCTTCGCCGCTGTGTCGAGCCACCAGGACTGCCCAGAGCCGGCGATCCAGCGTCTGCTGGCTGAGCCCGCGATGCCGGAGCACACCACTTCCAGCGCGTTCCGCACGGTCGCCGCGCTCGACGACGGGCACCTGGACCCGCTCCAGACCGGCTGGTTACTGGACACCCAGCACCGCGACGGGTCCTGGGGCGGCGCGATCCCGTTCGCGCCGGACCGGTGCCTGAACACGCTGGCCGCGGTGGTCGCGCTGACCGAGGCCGACCTCGCCGACCCGGACGGCGGACCGGACGTCCTGCCCGCCACCCACGCCGGCGTCGCCTATCTGTGGAACGCGCTCTCCGGCGTCCGCGAGGACGACCCGCGCCGCCCACCGAACTTCGCCACCCACCTGTCGATCCTGCTCCACCGGGCCCGCGAACTGAACCTGCCGCTGCCCTACCCCAACCTGACCGACCTGGTCGCCACCCACTGCGAGAAACCCTTGGCGCCCAACGACTCCACCCTCTGCCTTGGCACGGTTGAGGAGTTGGAGGCGCTGTGGACGGCGCTGACGCTGGCCCGGTCGGGGGTGCCGGGCGAGCTGCTCCGGGCGTCGGTGGCGGCGCTGGGAATGCCGAGCGGGGACGGACTGGCGGACACGAGCACAGGGGCGAAGGCGAGGGTGGAGACAGGCGGGGATTCGGGCTCGGATGCGGCGGTGGCCGCGGTTGCCGACGCGGGCGCGGTTGCCGACGCGGGCGCGGGCGCTGTCGCGAGCGCGAGCGCGGAGGCTGTCGCGGGCGCGAGCGGGGGTGCTGAAGCCGATCGACTAGCGATCTTGCTGGCGTTGCGCGGGTATTGCGGGCTGCCGGTCGATCAGGACCTCATCGCCCGCCTGAACAGCAGTGATACCGATCCCATCCACCTGATCGGGGCGCTGGCCACCGATCCCGGACGGCATTCGGCCGCCCGGTCCGACGTGCTCGGGCAGCTTCGCGACCACCGCACCGAGAGCGCCTACTGGCAGCACCGCTGGCATCTCTCGCCCTATCACTCGACCTGGCTGGTACTGACCGCGGCGGACGGGCTGGACGACGGGGTCCGGGAGGAGGCGGTGGACTGGCTGATGTCGACCCAGCGTGCCGACGGGTCCTGGGGTGTCGGCGGCGGGACGGTCGAGGAGACGGCCTACGCGGTGAGCAGTTTGCTGGCGATGGCGCCGG contains:
- a CDS encoding response regulator, encoding MGLITVGIADDEILIRTGVRGVLDRAAEIVVVGEAKDGHGAVDLVRTHRPRVLLLDAVMPGTDALAALRVIRRHSPLTRVVMLANPAAGDLLLPALRAGAVGFLPKTGRPEELVNAVRVVAAGDAILSPAATRSLVDHVAGAEADRRDRASHRVRALTKREREVLVHVAKGMANAKIARVMCLSESSIKAHVSRMLTKLRCDNRVQAALIAHDAAIIS
- a CDS encoding prenyltransferase/squalene oxidase repeat-containing protein, translated to MEIFAAVSSHQDCPEPAIQRLLAEPAMPEHTTSSAFRTVAALDDGHLDPLQTGWLLDTQHRDGSWGGAIPFAPDRCLNTLAAVVALTEADLADPDGGPDVLPATHAGVAYLWNALSGVREDDPRRPPNFATHLSILLHRARELNLPLPYPNLTDLVATHCEKPLAPNDSTLCLGTVEELEALWTALTLARSGVPGELLRASVAALGMPSGDGLADTSTGAKARVETGGDSGSDAAVAAVADAGAVADAGAGAVASASAEAVAGASGGAEADRLAILLALRGYCGLPVDQDLIARLNSSDTDPIHLIGALATDPGRHSAARSDVLGQLRDHRTESAYWQHRWHLSPYHSTWLVLTAADGLDDGVREEAVDWLMSTQRADGSWGVGGGTVEETAYAVSSLLAMAPGSLVMRQAVAMGMDHLEAWRNEPWPELWVGAVLFAPRRVVRAAVLGARYRYSRWLAEQGAEHSCEVLPAGQ